The proteins below come from a single Bdellovibrionales bacterium genomic window:
- a CDS encoding M12 family metallopeptidase yields MKDSLQRFFIALLVVAGVFIIYSRKWTKPQALDEIEHTQGGPQEEVPAEEPPVSEAAAAPVAAMTKSAKPVVAEKSVKAIPKGSTRPKDALQFRMEDGVAVVQGDLVVGELVEDDGTVEGGYVKMPTLNLWPSHVIPYFVDPGMREPDRVLKALDLFSGTVIQFVPFDGTQEDVMVFQEGTGICKSYVGRVGGKQPLWIAPGCRPDDIAHEILHALGLVHEQNRSDRDQFITLNPENIEEQYQDNFFRLPPTLMTVSGLAPFDFESLMIYPTDMFSKNRQPTMQSKIKDQEIRPGATLSPRDIERVNKAYGGR; encoded by the coding sequence ATGAAAGATTCTCTCCAGCGCTTTTTTATAGCTCTTTTGGTTGTTGCAGGTGTTTTTATTATCTACAGCCGAAAGTGGACGAAGCCTCAGGCGCTGGACGAAATTGAACATACTCAAGGTGGTCCGCAGGAAGAAGTTCCCGCGGAAGAACCGCCGGTCTCTGAAGCCGCGGCAGCTCCTGTTGCGGCGATGACAAAATCAGCAAAACCTGTTGTTGCGGAAAAGTCTGTGAAGGCTATTCCGAAGGGATCGACTCGTCCTAAGGACGCTTTGCAATTTCGTATGGAAGATGGTGTTGCGGTTGTGCAGGGTGATTTGGTTGTGGGTGAGCTTGTCGAAGACGATGGAACTGTTGAGGGTGGTTATGTAAAAATGCCGACGCTCAACTTGTGGCCGAGCCATGTGATTCCGTATTTTGTGGACCCGGGGATGCGCGAGCCGGATCGTGTGTTAAAAGCACTCGATCTTTTTTCGGGCACGGTCATCCAATTTGTACCTTTCGATGGGACTCAAGAAGACGTGATGGTCTTTCAAGAGGGCACTGGTATCTGTAAGTCCTACGTGGGGCGAGTGGGCGGCAAGCAGCCTTTGTGGATTGCGCCGGGCTGTCGGCCGGATGATATAGCTCACGAGATTCTGCATGCGCTGGGCTTAGTGCATGAGCAGAACCGCAGCGATCGCGATCAATTCATTACGTTGAATCCTGAGAATATCGAAGAACAATATCAGGATAACTTTTTCCGGTTGCCACCGACATTGATGACGGTGAGTGGTTTGGCACCTTTTGATTTCGAATCCTTGATGATTTATCCAACGGACATGTTCTCAAAGAACCGACAACCAACAATGCAATCCAAAATCAAAGACCAAGAAATCCGCCCAGGAGCGACCCTGAGCCCTCGCGACATCGAACGAGTGAACAAGGCCTACGGCGGCCGCTAG